The Nostoc sp. 'Lobaria pulmonaria (5183) cyanobiont' DNA segment TGGCTGATTTTCTGTTGGTACGCTAGTTGATGCTGATTTAGATTGTGCAGAATTATTATCGTCTGTGGCGTTATCTTTTTGCTTGACTATACGTAAAATAGCTGGCTTGGTTGGCGTGGCTTCTTCTTTTGATAGTGAACTATTCGTTTTAGGAGATTTACGTTTAGGCATAATAATTTATTGGCAGCAATGCACTCTTAAACGGTGATTAAATCAGTAATTAAGAAGGGAATGATTACAGTTTTCTGTCGGTTTAGCTTTCAGTTAACTCAGTAGTATATTCAGCCGTGTTGGTTGATATATCTGAAGTTGAAGATTGCTCACGATCGGGAAATTTAATGCACTCCCCTGATTGAATTACTAAGTTAGCCCCGACACGTCGCACATGAAAATTCCAGAATTTCTTAATCGAATTTGATGGTAAAAATCCGATTAGTCTTAGTTGGAAATCTTTGGGTAGCTCAAAGTCTCTCTGTGGTTTTTGGTGAATTTTAACTTCTACTATCCCAAATTCATAGTCTTGATATACAACTAATCCTTGTACAGAAAAGTTATCAGCTACTAACTGCAATTCGTTTTTTACTGAGTCGGTATATTTTTTTTCGTTGCGAACATTTATCAAAGTCACCCGAAGTTTTGTCGGAGAATCTTTGAATGGTGTTCTGGGGTAAACAGTCCACAGGTAATCAAGTGATAAATCAAGTTGAGATTGTTAAACTAATTTCGATGCTCTCTTAGCAAGGTTTGTCTCAAGCATTACACCGTCAGCAGTTATTAGTTGCCCTTGATAAATAAGCTCATCCGAGGGAACATACTTCCCCCAGAGCCGACCAATTGCACGATATTCTAGTGGCTCTGTCGGTCTGATATGGTGATTATTAACTAATAACTGCTGTGTATCGTTCGTAATTGTCATGCGGACAAAGTTAAATTGTGTAATTTTTTGAATTGCTTTTATGATTGTAAACTGCGGCTCCCACTAAGATATTCTTCTTTCAATCTACTCAAAAGCCTTAAGTATCTTTAATGGGAGCTTATACCCAAAGATGAACAACTGCCAGTAGCATCCATGCTCTCCATAAATTGAACATGAATGCTTGAGACACATCTATTAACTTGCGCCAGCTTCAGCCACCGCTACATCTGGCTTGGACTCCTTCACTTTCTTCTCGAAAATCTGGATTCCCGCATCAATCACTTCAAAACCGTTCTCTGTTCGTTCACCAAGCTTGCCCGATCGCTTGGCTATCGTAGCTGTTCACAAACAAAGTGAGCGTTGAGCATTCGGCTTGAAACAGAATCAAGACTCAACATTAAAAAAACAAAATCCACAAGAAAATTTACCCCTGTTTTTGACCCTTTTTTTGTCTATCTAATTGATAATTAGTCTCAAGATGAACCGCCCAAACCGTGATTATTGACACATTTATCAAGAAATATTACAGTTTTGGCACTAACTTCTTGATTTGACTCAATTCGTGAATTTGAGATAAAACCTCGAAAAAACATCCATTTTCCCCGCCCTCACCAACTACATTCAACATCTCCCAATATCTAGACAATATCTCCCAAATCTCCAATTTTTTCTTACCTTTTTACACCTTTTAAATCATCCACTCACAAAATTCTCATTAGCTCAAAAATTCCCAATAAATCCGAACAGTTCCCAAGACTTGTTAGAAGTCTCCCATTATTTCCCAATAATTGGTAAATTATCGGGAAATTCGCTTAAAAGCTTTTAAGCTCTGTAATCCATCTTTTTCTGACGCACAGTACGCCATATTTGGCGGAAAGTTTTTGAGGGTCAAAATTGAAAAGCAGAAGCCGAAGCAACAGTCATCAAAAAATACTACGGAATAACTACACAATTACGACAAAAGCCGCCTCAGAGTTCAACCCTCTGAAAACTGCGGCGATTCTTATGCTAGTTCTTCGCCATTGAAGCGGATGCTGTTGGCGAAGTTAAAAAACGTTCCGCTCGTGTTTGGGTAAGTCAATTCAGCCCCCTTAAACGAATTCGCTGCTTTTCGCAATTACGATGAGCTTTTTCTCAACTACTACTCGACACCAAACAGTTTGTTGATCTGTTTCATTTCCGGTGACAGTTCTAGTTCCATCAAATCGTCAGTGTCTTCATCTAAGGTTTGGTCATCGTCATCCGAGGTGGACACCCGGATTTCATCATTCAAGTTCTCATTATTTTTAGTGGGATTCACAGTTTCAGGAGAAGTACTAAAAAGTGTTGTGTTGGATGAAGGTAATTTTTCTATCGCTCCAATCCTTCTAATGGTGGCAAGTTTTCCCTCTAGTTTCTCAATCGCAGACCAACAAGCTTTGACTAACTCATCATTTGTGACTTTACCTTCTAACGCTTCAGGCAACCAAAAAGCAGTTAGAGCTTCCATTGAAAATTCAGTCGCGGCTTTATTAGAGGGATGGTTCAATAAATATTCAATGGTCTTACCTTCCCAAGAATTAGATTTGCGTTTTATTCTCGGCAACTCAACATCTTTGTAGCGTGGTGCGCTCATGTGTCTTCTAAGTAATAGACAAATTATCGTAGCACAAAACACCAGTATTTTGCCTGAGTTTCCTAGCGGTGTTAATGAGCATTATAGTGGTGTTAATGAGTTTAAAAAGGGTGTAATAAATTGCCAAAAATTCTAGCCCCGAAAATAATAATGAGTATTATAGTGGTATAAATGAGTTTTTTAGTGGTATTAGGGGAGAAAGCGGACAAAAAGCGCTAAATCTGCCTGCAAAGCTTACACAGCAAGCTTTTCGGCAGTTGGATGAGACTACTACCAAAAATTTTCGGCAGGGTGTACCAAGTTGTATCCATACTCATTATGGTTTCATGCCCTGCGGGTGGCTGCGCCATCTCTCGCTGCGCTCATGACATGAAACCGCCGTTCGCTTGGAGGGGTTTTTTATACTACAAAGTACTGCATTTGTAGTATAAATCTTTGATGTCGCCACTAACAATTCTCAGAATTGAGAAACTAAAAACATTCGGCAACGTTGCGGGAAGTGATGACCATGTTACCAGGAATAGAGAAACACCCAACGCAGATCCAACCAAAGAGAATGTCCGGTTGATTGGGGGAGAAGACTCACGCGCCTTGGAGGAGATAGTTAAAGAAAAAATCTCTACGCTCAAGCATCGCCCTCGGCATGATGCAGTGTTATGCACCGAGATGTTTCTCTCGGCATCACCTGAATATTTCCGCCCTGGTGATCCATCTCTTTCTGGGCAATGGTCTGATTCACTGATGCAGCAGTGGGCGATCGCATCCCGTGACTGGCTAGCTCAAAACTATGGGTCAAAGTGCGTTAGGGCAGAACTTCACCTAGATGAAAGTACCCCACACATTCACGCCTACATCGTGCCATTGAACGATAAAACTGGCAGAGTCAGTCATGATGCGATGTTTGGCGGCAGAGGTGGGCAGGGAAGAATCAAGTTATCCAAACTCCAAGACAGTTATGCTGCTGCACTCGCTCCTTTGGGCATTGAACGGGGGGTCAAGGGCAGTAAGGCAACCCACACTAAAGTCAAGGAATATTACCAAGCCGTTAACAGTGAACCACTCACCGCAGTCATTACAAATAACCAATTAGCACCCACATCATTTGAATCAGCTAGGAGTTACGTTGCCAGGATTCAGTCTGATGACCAGTTCCAAGCGATTAATCACCAACTGGCTGACCGTTCGTTCATGGCAGAGCGATTGGAGAGGGCAGAGCAACGGGCGAGAGCCAGCGAAAAGGAACGACAACGGCTAGAAGAAATTGTGCGATCGCTGGAATTGAAAACCCAACAACTGCGCGACTTGCCCCTGGAGGATGTCGCCTGGGAGTTGGGGCTACACCATGAGGAAGGAAAATGGAGGGGTCACGGACACATCATTAATATAGATGGGCCCAAATTCTACGACTTCGCCCCCGAACAGCAGAAAGGCTCAGGGGGTGCGATTGACTTGGTGATGCACGTTAACAATTGCAATGTACGGCAGGCGGTCGTCTGGTTGCATGAGCGATTTGGTGAGTCGGGGGCAGAACGAGCGGCGATCGCAAAAGCAACTAGAGTGACTGCTGAAATTATCCAGTTAGAACCACGCGACAAATTCACGCTACCAGTTGAGGATAAAGCCAAGTGGCAAGCAGTCTCCAACTACCTCACCCAGAAACGGGGGATACCTGAAAACTTTGTGGAAGTTCTGCATAAGAGGGGGCTAGTTTACGCTGATGATCAGCAAAACGCTGTGTTCGTCATGCGGAATCTTGGCTCACTACCCCAGGCAATAGGAGCATTCTTGCGGGGGACACGGGGAGAAAACAACACGTTTAAGGGTTACGAGAAAGGGACTAAGCGGCGTGAGGGCTGGTTTCACTTTCACTTGGGCGGACAGCCAACTGATCCTGTAGAGAAAGTGGTGCTTTTGAAATCACCCATCAATGCCATATCTTTTGCAATGCTGGAGTATCAGCTTAGAGGCGATGTGCCACCCAATAGAACCCTGTACATGGCGGTAGATAATCCCAATAGCTTGCCAGTAGAGCAATTGCAGCATATTCCTAATGTACAAGTGGCTTTTGACTCGGACGATTCTGGTAATGCATCTGCACGAGTTGTTAAGGAATTGCTGCCACAGTCCAAGCGGCTCAAGTGCAAAGCTGACGATTGGAATCAGCAGCTACTCGATTATGAGCAGCAGTTAAAGCAACAGCATCAGCAACAGCATCAGCAACAGCATCAGCAACAGCATCAGCAACAGCATCAGCAACAGCATCAGCAACAGCATCAGCAACAGCATCAGCAACAGCATCAGCAACAGCATCAGCAACAGCATCAGCAACAGCATCAGCAGGATGATGAATTGAGTCTTTAA contains these protein-coding regions:
- the mobV gene encoding MobV family relaxase; the protein is MSPLTILRIEKLKTFGNVAGSDDHVTRNRETPNADPTKENVRLIGGEDSRALEEIVKEKISTLKHRPRHDAVLCTEMFLSASPEYFRPGDPSLSGQWSDSLMQQWAIASRDWLAQNYGSKCVRAELHLDESTPHIHAYIVPLNDKTGRVSHDAMFGGRGGQGRIKLSKLQDSYAAALAPLGIERGVKGSKATHTKVKEYYQAVNSEPLTAVITNNQLAPTSFESARSYVARIQSDDQFQAINHQLADRSFMAERLERAEQRARASEKERQRLEEIVRSLELKTQQLRDLPLEDVAWELGLHHEEGKWRGHGHIINIDGPKFYDFAPEQQKGSGGAIDLVMHVNNCNVRQAVVWLHERFGESGAERAAIAKATRVTAEIIQLEPRDKFTLPVEDKAKWQAVSNYLTQKRGIPENFVEVLHKRGLVYADDQQNAVFVMRNLGSLPQAIGAFLRGTRGENNTFKGYEKGTKRREGWFHFHLGGQPTDPVEKVVLLKSPINAISFAMLEYQLRGDVPPNRTLYMAVDNPNSLPVEQLQHIPNVQVAFDSDDSGNASARVVKELLPQSKRLKCKADDWNQQLLDYEQQLKQQHQQQHQQQHQQQHQQQHQQQHQQQHQQQHQQQHQQQHQQQHQQQHQQDDELSL